A window of Kyrpidia spormannii genomic DNA:
CATCGTGTTTCTCGCCTTGACGTTGCCGGCTGTTCGAAAGAAGGTGCGGTTCTCGTGATCGAGATCGAAGGCTTGCATAAAACGTTCCATCGGGGAACCGCCGACGAAGTGGCCTTGTTCAGAGATTTTTCGTTACGGGTCGAATCCGGAGAGTTTGTCACGATCATCGGAAGCAACGGAGCCGGGAAGTCGACATTGTTGAATTTGATTGCGGGAAGCATCCCACCGGATGCGGGGCGGATTGTGGTCAATGGCCGGGATGTTGGAAAAATGCCCGAGCACCGGCGCTCAGCTTTTATCAGCCGGGTTTTCCAAAATCCGGCGCTTGGCACGTCCCCTTCACTGACGATCGAGGAAAACCTTTCCTTGGCCGTGAATAAAGGCCGACCTTTCGGCTTAGGATTTGCAAGAGACCGCCGGAGACGGGAGCATTTTAAAGAACGTTTAGCGTCTTTGGGCCTCGGGTTAGAAAATAAATTGGATATTAAGGTGGGGGTTTTATCAGGGGGACAGCGCCAGGCTCTGGCGTTACTGATGGCCACGGAGGTGAGCCCCTCCCTGCTCCTCCTGGATGAGCACACCGCTGCATTGGACCCTAAGACGGCGGGAATTATTATGGAGATGACGAAGAAGCTGGTGGAGGAGCACCGGATCACGACCCTCATGGTCACGCACAACATGAAAAATGCTTTGGACTACGGCAACCGTTTGGTCATGCTCCACCAAGGTTCCGTGGTGGTGGACATTGGTGGCGACGCAAAACGGGGGCTTACCGTCGCGAAGCTCATGGAGCTGTTCGGAGAGGGCTCTGCCTTGTCCGATCGGATGGTGTTCGCGGAATTCAGTGAAGTCTAATCGGGGTGCGGGAACATGACCAAAGAATCCGGGGGCCGGCTGCCGCAATCCGGAGTGGCGAGGGAACTCAGACAGAAACTGATCCTGTACGTGTCCCTGGCGATGGTGTTTTTTGTATTGGGCTGGCTTCTCACCGTCCAGTATCGGTCGCTCCATTCGGGGGGCAATACGGAAGTTTCCCAAGACGCGAGCGAAGTCGCCCACCAGCTCGAAGCCGTAAAAGCCCGGAATCAACAGCTGGAGTCCCAAGTTCAGGATGTCCAGAAACAGATTGATGGGATCGAAAAACAGTATGGGGGAAACCTCGCATCATTCGAACAGATGCGCATGGACATGGACCGGGCGCGGATTCTGGCCGGCGCACCAGTGAGCGGCCCTGGGGTGACGGTGACGTTGGACAATGGTCGAGGGACTCAAACAGGGGGCGATAGACAGGCGGCGATCGTCGAGGAATGGGACGTCGTGCGCCTGGTCCAGGAACTTTTGGCCGGCGGGGCTGAAGCGGTGGCGGTGAATGGTCAGCGCTGGGCCATCGTTGACAGTCCGGCACCGGATTCTGCGCCTGTCCATCTTCACGCCCCTTATCAAATTCAGGCTATTGGGGATCCAAGCGTGTTGATGACGGCGCTGTCGATGCGGGGCGGCATCTTGGACTGGCTTCAGCAGAGGGGGCTCACAGTGTCCGCGCCCAAGGCGGTCAACACCCTTCACTTGCCCGGCTACGATGGGCGAAGATGGACCTTTGACATTCGGCAATAAGGTTTTTGTCGGGGGGCAGGTCCGGGTTGGTTGGCATGGCCTGGTTGCGGCGGGGTGCGAGAAGAATTTCCCTCGCGTACAAATACCCCCTTGTCAAAGACGATGGAGTTTGATAAAGTGTATCTTGTCGCCCGGAGGCGAGGGTGTTACAATCGCGCTTTCCTCGGTAGCTCAGTGGTAGAGCGTCCGGCTGTTAACCGGGTGGTCGCAGGTTCGAATCCTGCCCGGGGAGCCAATCCTGCTCCCATAGCTCAGTTGGTAGAGCGCATCCATGGTAAGGATGAGGTCACCAGTTCGAGCCTGGTTGGGAGCTCCATACACGGGTTATATCGTCGTTTCTGGACCGGCGGTATAGCCCGGGGCTCGGTAGCTCAGTCGGTAGAGCAGAGGACTGAAAATCCTCGTGTCGGCGGTTCGATTCCGTCCCGAGCCACCACATGCCACCTTAGCTCAGTTGGTAGAGCACTTCACTCGTAATGAAGGGGTCGGCGGTTCGAGTCCGCCAGGTGGCTCCATGATGGAGGGGTACCAAAGCGGTCAACTGGGGCGGACTGTAAATCCGTTGGCGTAGCCTTCGTAGGTTCGAATCCTACCCCCTCCACCAGAGGTTGCCCGGCTGGGGTCGGCGACCGACGCGATACTGGGGAGACGGGCCTATTGGATGCGAGATCAGGTATTGACGATTGATGCGTAAGGTGATAGAATAAAGGTCGCCGTTGCAACCTGCGGACGTGGCGGAATTGGCAGACGCGCAAGATTCAGGTTCTTGTGGCCGCAAGGTCGTGGGGGTTCAAGTCCCTTCGTCCGCACCATGCGGAAGTAGCTCAGGGGTAGAGCATCGCCTTGCCAAGGCGAGGGCCGCGGGTTCGAATCCCGTCTTCCGCTCCATAAGTGGCGGCATAGCCAAGTGGTAAGGCAGAGGTCTGCAAAACCTTCATCCCCGGTTCGAATCCGGGTGCCGCCTCCAATCCCGGATTGTCCGAGCACTGAAACGGTGTGGGCCGAAAACTTGGCCATGCGGCAAGACTTGTTTCCAGTGGACCTTAAGTCTTAAACAGTTGATGAGGTTTTATGTTACGAAGACCTTTTTTCCCGGAATCAGCATAGCGACTTCCTCAAAGGGGGTCGCTCTTTTCTATTATGGATGGTTTGGATGAACAACTGTGTCTAGAAATCGGGAAAGCCAAAAAGAGGGCAGTCGGGAGGTGTCCAAGGTGAGCTTGGATCCTAGGGTGCGCGAACTTTTGGACCAGATGGATTTTTCCGCGGTCACCCCCAAGGCGGGGGCCGATCCCGCCGCGCTTCTGCGAGACGAGGGAGTGCAGAGACATTGCCCCGGAAGAGGCGCCGTCGGTGGTAGCAGGATTTGTGCCCGTGTTGGACATGACGGCCGAAGATATTCTGCAGAAGAACCCGCGATTTTTAACCCGAGCCAAGAATTTCGACACCTTTTTCAGTTTTGGACCGGAACTTGTGACGGTGGATGAGGTTGAGGATCTCGCGGGATTGAAGGTAGGCACTTATCTAAACAGCCGATTGCACAGGGAAAACGTGGTGGCCAATATGATTTTTGACCCGTGGTTCCTCGTTTCCTTTCATTCCCGGGTCATGACCTTTGAGCCCGGGGATATTCTCTCCACCGGAACGCCCGGCGCGGCAGTCATCCGGCCGGGGGATCAAGTGGAATGCCGGATCACAGGTTTTCTCCCCTTGGTCAATCCGGTGGGGCGGTACGAACCGGCACCTTCAAAGGTATAAACTGCCCGTTGACACCAGTCCTGTTTCGTGATACAACAATATGCGTACCCCGTTTTCGGGCGACCGAACGGCCCCGGGACAGGGCTGGGTATGACGCGGCAGTAGCTCAGCGGGAGAGCACCACCTTGACGCGGTGGGGGCCACAGGTTCGATCCCTGTCTGCCGCACCACAATCTTGTGCCCGTAGCTCAGCCGGATAGAGCGTCTGACTACGAATCAGAAGGCCGGGAGTTCGAATCTCTCCGGGCACGCCAGAGTTCCGCGCGTAGGCTGTACCTCGTCGAGGGCGGCCTTTATTTTTTGGATGGATACAAAGAATTGTCTGCGCCTCCGAAAAGCTCCCACCCGCCGGTTTGGTGTCCCTCAACGAATTTGGAGGGCGCGGCGGGTCGACTTTTTGAGGAAAACTTGTAAGGCCATTTCGGAAGGCGGGATCGGAGGCGCGCTACAGTTTTCACCGTCTGTCTCACAATGGCCTATGTACGGCCGATTTTATCCGTGGTGAGTGCGGGCCTGGAACTCTTTGGTCCATGCGTGGATTAGCGAGCACAAACTTTGAACGGCGTCGGCGATGCCGGTGGCTTTGGGTGGATTGGGATTGCCACTGGTTCGGTGGTGAAACGCGATTTCGATGGTACCTTGTTGACCGAGGCTGACCAGGGCTCCGGAATGTTGAAAAAGGTGTAAGGGAGGTTCATCGCCTGCGTGGGCGCTCCGCAACGGGTCTGGCCTGAAACTCACCTGTAGTCGCACGGTGAGTTCGAGGTAGGCGAAGATCGGGGCGTCGTGAGCGGGGGTAATGGGATAATAGTGGATTCGCGCACTATATCCGGGCCCATCTGGAACGGAAAAACCAGTGTCCTGAAGTGAAGAGATCAGAAGATTCACGGCACGTTGTACATCTTCGGAAAAAGGAAGGCGATGATTGAGACCGAATCGCCCCTCCAATTTAGAAGAAATCCCCATGGCGTCTTCCCCCCTTCGGTGTCATCCGCCAAGCCCTCATCTCTATCTTAATGCAAAAGTTGTGAAAAAAGAAAGAATAAATCATGGACGTGTTGGACACCCTCCCGGCCGGGTGTGTCCTGAGGCTCGCGGATGAGACCCGCATGTGGGGGTGCGCTCCGCCCGATGATCGGAATCACCCTGCCTCCGGGCGGAACACCTCCGCAATCTGTTCAAAAGCCCAATCCAACTCTTCTTTTTGAATCACCAAAGGCGGGGCGAACCGGATGGTCATCTCGTGCGTTTCTTTGCATAAGAGGCCGCGGTCTTTCAACTTTTTGCAATAGGGCCGGGCGGGCGACGTCAATTCCAGGCCGATAAACAGTCCCCGCCCGCGGACTTCCCGGATGGCCGGGTGGTGGAGGGTTCGTAGTCGGACCAGAAAATATGCTCCGAGTTCTCGGGATCGTTCCACAAGGTTTTCGTCCTCGATGACCTGAAGGGCGGTGACAGCCACCGCTGCTGCCAGGGGATTGCCGCCGAAGGTCGATCCGTGGGAACCAGGTTCGAAAACTCCCAAAATGTCATGATTTGCGGCCACCGCTGACACCGGGTACACCCCTCCGCCCAGGGCTTTGCCCAGAATATAGAGATCGGGGGTGACATTTTCCCAGTCGCAGGCAAACCACTGTCCCGTTCGTCCCAGGCCGGTCTGAATTTCATCTGCAGCGAACACAATCCCATTCTCCGTACAAATCCGCCGAACCTCGCGAAGATATCCGTCGGGCGGGAGGATGATCCCCGCTTCCCCTTGAATCGGTTCGAGAAGCACTCCAGCGGTATGAGGGCCTACAGCTTGGCGCAGGGCCTCGACGTCCCCATAGGGCACGACCCGAAAACCCGGGGTGAGGGGGCCGAACCCTTCCTGGTATTCCGGCTCCGAGGAAAAAGAGATCACAGTGGTGGTCCGCCCGTGAAAATTCCCGGCGGCGACAATAATTTCTGCCTGGTTTTCGGGGACGCCTTTGATTCGATAAGCCCAACGGCGCATGGCTTTGATGGCGGTTTCCACCGCTTCGGTTCCCGTGTTCATGGGGAGAATGGTGTCCTTATGAGTCAACTGGGCCAACCGTTCATAGAACAGGCCGAGCTTGTCATTATAAAAGGCCCGGGAGGTTAAGGTGATCCGGTCCGCCTGGGCTTTGAGGGCCTCGATGATTCGGGGGTGGCGGTGTCCTTGGTTGAGGGCGGAATAAGCGCTCAGCATGTCGAGATAGCGCCGACCCTCTACATCCTCCACCCAAACCCCTTCCCCTTTCGTCAATACAACCGGAAGGGGGTGGTAATTCCGGGCCCCGTATCGGTCTTCGCGTTCGATCATCGAGTTTGCGAGACTACCCACGTCATTCCCTCCTGAGTTTTCCCATTTTAAAAATGGCTGCCTGGGCAGGATCGCCTGATCAGTCCTCGTTGTGGTGTCGCTCCATCAGTATATTCTGCTCCACTACGCCTCATTTCCTCCGGGTTCCTACAGCGGCGGCGAGAAAGTTTCTATGACCGCGGCGGTTACATTCTACGGAAAATAGTACGATTGAACTATTGATGATTTCTTTCAGAACATTTATAGTACAATCATCCTAGTCTATTGTTTCCTCAACTTGATCTCAGTCTCCATCCTCGACGAAATTATGGGAAAGGAGGGCGTGGTGTGGCGATGCGCGAAGCTTTGGAGATGACGGCGGATCCCCTTTTGGAGAAGCTGGACGATGTCGAAGTGCAGCGGGCATTGGTTGCGCTGCTCGACAGACTTCCGGAGTTGGTCGCTATGATCGATGGGGTGGAACGGGCAGCCCATTATGTGCGAGCCGCGGCCTCCGATGAAGGCAATCTCGAACGCTTTGCCGAGGCGATCCGCGAACCGGTTGACATGGTGAGTCAGAAGATTCGGCCAATGTTAGACGGCCAGGATATGCTGGAGGCTGCGACGGTTTTGCCAGCATGGCTTCGTCTGATGACCGAGATGGCCCATTCGGCGGACGCCATCTCCGCCGGGCTCAAAACGTTACGCCAACTGGAGCAGGCGGGGTTGCTCCGGGCGTTGCAGGCGTTGGGGGATGCGATTCGCCCGGGCGTTTTGGACGACTTGGTCCAAGTGGTGGGGCGTTCCATTCGGGAAGCTGATCAGGATACGACGGTGATTTCGGTGTTTGGCATTCTGCGCATGTTGAAAGAGCCGGCGGTGCAGCGCCTGCTGCGGGTTGTGTCTACGATGTTGCGCAACTTGTCTGAAAACCAAAAAAGTTGAGAACAATATCACCGTACTTGTCTGATTGTAGGCACCTTTACGGATCATCGATCTATCCATAGGGGGGAATCACGTGGGACTGACGTTATTTTGGTTGCAGGCCCAGGCGTGCAGCGGCAACACCATGTCATTGCTCAACGCCGAAGAGCCGGATTTGACGGAATTCATCACCCGTTACGACGTGGATGTGTTGTACCACCCCTCCCTATCGCCCATCTGGGGGGAGCAGGTGCACCGATTGCTTCGCCAATTGGCCAATGAAGAAATCAAGCTCGATATTTTCGTCGTGGAAGGGGCCATTCCCCTTGGGCCGAATGGGACGGGGTTGTACAACACCTTTGCCGACCGCCCCATTAAGGACATCGTGCAGGAACTGGCGGCTGTGGCGGAATACGTGGTGGCGGTGGGCGATTGCGCCACCCACGGGGGATTTCCGGCCATGGATCCGAATCCCACCGATGCCGTGGGGCTTCAATACTTAAATAAACAGCACGGGGGTCTTCTCGGGGCCGAGTATCGATCCCGGGCGGGGTTGCCCGTGGTGAACATCACCGGCTGTCCGGCTCATCCGGACTGGCAGTTGCAGACCTTGATGGCTATTGCCGAGGGGCTCGGGCCGCTCCTCGAATTGGACGAATATGCGCGTCCACGGGCTTTCTATGGAAAGATGACCCACACGGGGTGCACCAATAACGAGTACTACGACCACAAACATTCCGTAAAGAGTTTCACGCAACAAGGTTGTCTCTTCTTTGACAAAGGCTGCCGGGGACCGTACACGCATTCGGACTGCAACGTGCGGTTGTGGAATCGGCAATCGAGCAAGACCCGGGTGGGATCACCGTGTCTCGGATGTACGGACATCGGGTGGCCCAACGAGAACTATTCGGTGGAGCGGCCTTTTTATAGCCGGGAGCAGTTGACCCCGATGCGGGAAGATTCCCGGGTTCTGCCCTATGGCCTCGGGAAGATCTTCAGTTATGTGGCGACTCCGGCGGAACTGGAAGAGCGAAAGGTGCTCTTCAGTCCTGAGGTGGATCGTCGGCCCCAAAATCTGGTGGGGATTGAAGAGATCAAGGTGCTGAGCGACTGAAGGAATTGCGAAAAGCTATCGATGAATCGATAGAAGGGGAGGATGTCCGTGGCGGAAGGAGCCCAGATGTCGGCGGCAAAAACAAAGGGGCAGCAGCGAATTCGGATCAGCCCGGCCGGTCGGGTGGAGGGCGATCTGGATTTTGAAGTTGACATTAAAGACGGCCGGGTCACCCGAGCTGAGGCCCGGGCGGTGATGTTCCGGGGGTTCGAAAAGATCCTTAAAGGGAAAGATTCATGGCTCGGCATTACCATGACGCCCCGGATTTGTGGAATCTGCGGGATCGGGCACATCACCAGCGCCGTCAAACTGGTGGATATGGCCAGCGGCAACGGGATCGGCGGGGTGGATCTACCGATTCAGGCCAGGATCGTGCGCAATATCGTCGGATCGACGGAGAGCCACATGAGCGGGATCCGGCATCATTGGTTGCTGTTCGGGCCGGATATGGTTAACGAAGCTTACTCCGGGTGGAGTGAGTACGAGAAGCTCAAGGAGCGCATGCAACCCTTTACGGGGACCTCGTACCGAGCCGCGGTGGCCTGGTCGAAAAAGGCCGTGGAAATCACCGCGATTTTTGCCGGTCAACAGCCGCATCCCGCCTCCTTTGTCCCCGGCGGTGTGACCAGCAGCCCGACCCTTGGGGATATCACCAAATCCCTGGGCATTTTGCAAGATGTCCGGGAACATTTTATCGAAAAGCATATTTTGCACGGGAAATTAGAGGATTACCTAGCGATCCGCACTTGGGAGGACCTCCAGGAATGGCTCGGCCGCGGGGATCACGAAGACAGTGACCTGGGGTTGTTCATCCGGCAAGCCCTGCATTTCGGCTGGCACACCTGGGGCCGGGGAACGGGGTATTTTCTTGGGTACCCCTCTTACGAGACGGAGCCGGGCCAGTTTTGGTATCCGGGTGGTTTGTACTCCAGCGCCTTCATGTACAATGGCACGTACGAGCCCGTGGGGGATCCGCTGGAGTTCCAACAGCAGATCATGGAGCACCACGCCCACTCCTTCTATCAGGGCGAGGGACCGTTCCACCCGTCCCAGGGGCAGACCGAGCCGATTGCTGATCTCCAGAATCCGGGGGACAAATATTCCTTTGCCAAGGCGCCCCGGTTCCGGGGGCTGGCGGTGGAGGTGGGACCCTTCGCCCGGTTGCTCACTCAGGGAGATCCCCTGATCCGGGATATGGAGAAGAAACTCGGTCCCAGCGTGTTTTTGCGCCAGTTCGCCCGGATTCACGAAATTATGACCGGGCATGTGGTCATTCGGGATTGGATTAAATCCGTTCATCCTAAAGGACCCTTTTACCGGGAAACGCCCCGATTGGTCAAAGATGGGATGTTTTTCGGCTGGCACGAGGTGCATCGGGGAGCTTTGGCCCACTGGGCGGAATTCAAAGATAACCGGATCGTGAACTACCAGATCATTGCACCGACTACCTGGAATATCGGCCCCCGGGACGCCTTGGATCAGCCCGGAGCCGTGGAGCAGACGGTGATGGACATCCCGGTGGAGGACCCGACCAATCCCGTGGGCTTGCAGCATGCCCTGCGGTCTTACGACCTGTGCCTGGTCTGCACGGTGCACGCCGTGCAGGGCGGCCGGGAGGTCCAGCGGTTCACCTTGGGGTTGTGAGGGGTCTAAAGCGAGGATGTTGCAGCCGATCCACATGATTTTCTTGGGCAATCCCTTGTGGGGAGATGACGGGGCGGGGACATACCTGCTCCGTCGTTTCTCTCGTCTTCGGGAATCCCGGGGGAGTTTGTCTCGTCAAGGTCGACCCGTGGTGCTGATCGATGGGGGAACG
This region includes:
- a CDS encoding ABC transporter ATP-binding protein encodes the protein MIEIEGLHKTFHRGTADEVALFRDFSLRVESGEFVTIIGSNGAGKSTLLNLIAGSIPPDAGRIVVNGRDVGKMPEHRRSAFISRVFQNPALGTSPSLTIEENLSLAVNKGRPFGLGFARDRRRREHFKERLASLGLGLENKLDIKVGVLSGGQRQALALLMATEVSPSLLLLDEHTAALDPKTAGIIMEMTKKLVEEHRITTLMVTHNMKNALDYGNRLVMLHQGSVVVDIGGDAKRGLTVAKLMELFGEGSALSDRMVFAEFSEV
- a CDS encoding DUF881 domain-containing protein; its protein translation is MTKESGGRLPQSGVARELRQKLILYVSLAMVFFVLGWLLTVQYRSLHSGGNTEVSQDASEVAHQLEAVKARNQQLESQVQDVQKQIDGIEKQYGGNLASFEQMRMDMDRARILAGAPVSGPGVTVTLDNGRGTQTGGDRQAAIVEEWDVVRLVQELLAGGAEAVAVNGQRWAIVDSPAPDSAPVHLHAPYQIQAIGDPSVLMTALSMRGGILDWLQQRGLTVSAPKAVNTLHLPGYDGRRWTFDIRQ
- a CDS encoding fumarylacetoacetate hydrolase family protein, with product MPPRFCETRECRDIAPEEAPSVVAGFVPVLDMTAEDILQKNPRFLTRAKNFDTFFSFGPELVTVDEVEDLAGLKVGTYLNSRLHRENVVANMIFDPWFLVSFHSRVMTFEPGDILSTGTPGAAVIRPGDQVECRITGFLPLVNPVGRYEPAPSKV
- a CDS encoding ornithine--oxo-acid transaminase, whose amino-acid sequence is MIEREDRYGARNYHPLPVVLTKGEGVWVEDVEGRRYLDMLSAYSALNQGHRHPRIIEALKAQADRITLTSRAFYNDKLGLFYERLAQLTHKDTILPMNTGTEAVETAIKAMRRWAYRIKGVPENQAEIIVAAGNFHGRTTTVISFSSEPEYQEGFGPLTPGFRVVPYGDVEALRQAVGPHTAGVLLEPIQGEAGIILPPDGYLREVRRICTENGIVFAADEIQTGLGRTGQWFACDWENVTPDLYILGKALGGGVYPVSAVAANHDILGVFEPGSHGSTFGGNPLAAAVAVTALQVIEDENLVERSRELGAYFLVRLRTLHHPAIREVRGRGLFIGLELTSPARPYCKKLKDRGLLCKETHEMTIRFAPPLVIQKEELDWAFEQIAEVFRPEAG
- a CDS encoding DUF1641 domain-containing protein; the protein is MAMREALEMTADPLLEKLDDVEVQRALVALLDRLPELVAMIDGVERAAHYVRAAASDEGNLERFAEAIREPVDMVSQKIRPMLDGQDMLEAATVLPAWLRLMTEMAHSADAISAGLKTLRQLEQAGLLRALQALGDAIRPGVLDDLVQVVGRSIREADQDTTVISVFGILRMLKEPAVQRLLRVVSTMLRNLSENQKS
- a CDS encoding NADH-quinone oxidoreductase subunit B family protein gives rise to the protein MGLTLFWLQAQACSGNTMSLLNAEEPDLTEFITRYDVDVLYHPSLSPIWGEQVHRLLRQLANEEIKLDIFVVEGAIPLGPNGTGLYNTFADRPIKDIVQELAAVAEYVVAVGDCATHGGFPAMDPNPTDAVGLQYLNKQHGGLLGAEYRSRAGLPVVNITGCPAHPDWQLQTLMAIAEGLGPLLELDEYARPRAFYGKMTHTGCTNNEYYDHKHSVKSFTQQGCLFFDKGCRGPYTHSDCNVRLWNRQSSKTRVGSPCLGCTDIGWPNENYSVERPFYSREQLTPMREDSRVLPYGLGKIFSYVATPAELEERKVLFSPEVDRRPQNLVGIEEIKVLSD
- a CDS encoding nickel-dependent hydrogenase large subunit, with translation MSVAEGAQMSAAKTKGQQRIRISPAGRVEGDLDFEVDIKDGRVTRAEARAVMFRGFEKILKGKDSWLGITMTPRICGICGIGHITSAVKLVDMASGNGIGGVDLPIQARIVRNIVGSTESHMSGIRHHWLLFGPDMVNEAYSGWSEYEKLKERMQPFTGTSYRAAVAWSKKAVEITAIFAGQQPHPASFVPGGVTSSPTLGDITKSLGILQDVREHFIEKHILHGKLEDYLAIRTWEDLQEWLGRGDHEDSDLGLFIRQALHFGWHTWGRGTGYFLGYPSYETEPGQFWYPGGLYSSAFMYNGTYEPVGDPLEFQQQIMEHHAHSFYQGEGPFHPSQGQTEPIADLQNPGDKYSFAKAPRFRGLAVEVGPFARLLTQGDPLIRDMEKKLGPSVFLRQFARIHEIMTGHVVIRDWIKSVHPKGPFYRETPRLVKDGMFFGWHEVHRGALAHWAEFKDNRIVNYQIIAPTTWNIGPRDALDQPGAVEQTVMDIPVEDPTNPVGLQHALRSYDLCLVCTVHAVQGGREVQRFTLGL